Proteins from one Triticum aestivum cultivar Chinese Spring chromosome 7A, IWGSC CS RefSeq v2.1, whole genome shotgun sequence genomic window:
- the LOC123147600 gene encoding glutamate receptor 2.9-like, whose translation MRLCFAAEDLIKNAQVQAIIGGPQPLTKADHGIHLAQNNHIPFLSYNISPISCAFWLEENVTASVGHPKIGFTFESSDSMIFLYPKTVRRNDMKLHTQSSSQDCEGQTVLKIAVPLKNGFHEFVEVTGPISEKQNITGYSIDIFEAAMRTLHPVPCYEFIVFDGPYDELVGNVSLGVYDGVVGDVTITAQRVTVADFTVPYTQSGVSMLVLTEDEPTTISWTFVKPLSQSIRSPLTKIIVVIWCFVVLILVQSYTASLSSMLTAKRLRPRVSNLDQLQRNDDFVGYQDDSFVRSFLINHHNISESRLRNYNTKEEYDVALRKGSKNGGVSAIVDEIPYLTSFISDSRYKKDFMMLGCIYETPGFGFAFRQGFPLVHNISTAILNLAEGVSGSQIEVKWFGTTLPSIGASTISDGDSVPLTLQSFSGLFLITGSISTLMLLISIVKLFYDKSNTSRNTVPDQQPLGEASNDDTNRYNSGEDSHSIRISMGNNPDPDQQRLHEVSNDDFQGVHREGGNDGDAQPDLMEQNCMHNGSMPAGHIQIEMSNV comes from the exons ATGCGTTTGTGCTTTGCAGCCGAGGACCTCATCAAGAATGCCCAAGTGCAAGCCATTATCGGGGGCCCTCAGCCACTTACCAAAGCAGATCACGGCATACACCTGGCCCAGAACAACCATATTCCATTTCTCTCCTACAACATTTCTCCAATATCGTGTGCCTTCTGGCTTGAAGAAAACGTAACAGCATCCGTAGGCCATCCCAAGATTGGATTTACATTTGAATCAAGTGACAGTATGATATTTCTTTACCCAAAAACCGTGCGAAGAAATGACATGAAACTACATACACAAAGTTCTAGTCAAGATTGCGAAGGGCAGACAGTGTTGAAGATTGCCGTGCCATTAAAAAATGGTTTTCATGAATTTGTGGAGGTTACTGGTCCTATTTCTGAGAAACAAAACATTACTGGCTATAGCATTGATATCTTCGAGGCAGCTATGAGGACTCTACATCCTGTTCCGTGCTATGAGTTTATTGTTTTTGACGGTCCTTATGATGAACTAGTAGGCAATGTGTCTTTGGGG GTGTATGATGGTGTAGTAGGCGATGTGACCATAACCGCGCAACGAGTTACAGTCGCAGACTTTACGGTGCCATACACACAGTCTGGTGTATCTATGCTTGTGCTTACCGAGGATGAACCAACCACAATCAGTTGGACATTTGTAAAGCCATTGA GTCAAAGTATTAGAAGCCCTTTGACAAAAATTATTGTGGTGATATGGTGCTTTGTTGTGTTGATTCTAGTGCAAAGCTATACAGCTAGCTTGTCATCCATGTTGACTGCAAAGCGGCTCCGCCCTAGGGTGTCAAATCTAGATCAACTTCAACGGAACGACGACTTTGTAGGATACCAAGATGATTCATTTGTGCGGTCCTTCTTGATAAATCATCATAATATCAGTGAAAGTAGGTTAAGAAACTACAACACCAAAGAAGAATATGATGTTGCTTTGAGGAAGGGGTCCAAGAATGGAGGGGTGTCGGCCATTGTCGATGAGATCCCCTATTTAACTTCTTTCATCTCTGATAGTCGGTACAAAAAGGACTTTATGATGCTTGGGTGCATATACGAGACCCCTGGATTTGGTTTT GCATTTCGTCAAGGTTTTCCGCTAGTACATAACATTTCTACTGCAATCCTAAACCTAGCAGAAGGGGTTAGTGGTTCACAAATAGAAGTTAAATGGTTCGGCACAACTTTACCATCGATTGGTGCTAGCACAATTTCTGACGGTGATTCTGTGCCTCTCACATTACAAAGCTTCTCCGGGCTCTTTTTGATCACTGGATCCATTTCAACTCTCATGCTACTGATAAGCATTGTGAAGTTGTTTTATGACAAAAGCAACACCTCTAGAAACACTGTTCCTGACCAACAACCTCTtggtgaagctagcaatgatgatACAAATCGATACAATAGTGGCGAGGATTCCCATTCGATACGAATCAGCATGGGCAACAACCCCGACCCTGACCAACAACGTCTTCATGAAGTTAGCAACGATGATTTCCAGGGTGTCCATCGGGAAGGTGGAAATGATGGGGATGCTCAGCCTGATCTAATGGAGCAGAATTGCATGCACAATGGCTCTATGCCTGCAGGACACATTCAGATTGAGATGAGCAATGTCTGA